The following coding sequences lie in one Oryza brachyantha chromosome 10, ObraRS2, whole genome shotgun sequence genomic window:
- the LOC102720763 gene encoding WAT1-related protein At3g30340-like, with translation MGWSAAKMEWGPAVCMVLIELFTTGQMLLTKVVVDAGLFVFALLTYRFLIGSVLVLPLAIILERGKQKELKLKAFLWIFTSAFVGFTVPGLYYIGLGDTSPGYAINFYNIIPIATFILAVLFRKEPLNMRSLVGIIKVVGTLVCVGGTVVISLYRGKVLHLWPTNITGYNPNKAGAAFGHHHIRGTILLIISCLSLAVWYTVQAQMLKVFPYKYWSTVASCFVGSIQMAITGVAMNREKATWQLKWNMSLLTIVYSAILNTAAKFVMISWVVTQRGPTYPSMFCAVSVVFTTILDSLLLGHDLSVGSVLGMLLILAGLYLFLWGKGKEVVHETIEKPKETIDRTTELPSHV, from the exons ATGGGGTGGTCGGCGGCGAAGATGGAGTGGGGGCCGGCGGTGTGCATGGTGCTGATCGAGCTGTTCACGACGGGGCAGATGCTGCTCACCAAGGTCGTCGTTGACGCCGGCCTATTCGTCTTCGCTCTCCTCACCTACCGCTTCCTCATCGGCTccgtcctcgtcctcccccTCGCCATCATCCTCGAGAG GGGGAAACAGAAGGAGCTTAAATTGAAGGCATTCCTATGGATTTTTACAAGTGCATTTGTAGG ATTCACTGTTCCTGGTCTGTACTACATAGGCCTGGGAGATACATCACCAGGATACGCAATTAACTTCTACAACATCATCCCAATCGCTACATTCATCCTTGCAGTTCTTTTCAG GAAGGAGCCACTGAACATGAGAAGCCTGGTAGGAATCATCAAGGTAGTTGGAACCTTGGTCTGTGTTGGAGGCACAGTTGTGATCAGCCTCTACAGAGGCAAAGTGCTGCATCTGTGGCCAACCAACATTACTGGCTACAACCCAAACAAGGCAGGAGCTGCATTTGGGCACCACCACATCCGTGGAACCATCCTGCTCATCATCAGTTGCTTGAGCCTTGCAGTCTGGTACACAGTGCAG GCTCAGATGCTGAAAGTGTTCCCATACAAGTATTGGTCCACGGTTGCTTCATGCTTTGTTGGGAGTATCCAGATGGCTATTACAGGGGTTGCGATGAACAGAGAGAAGGCCACTTGGCAACTGAAATGGAACATGAGCTTGCTTACTATCGTCTACTCA GCGATACTGAACACGGCTGCCAAGTTTGTGATGATTTCATGGGTTGTCACGCAGCGAGGACCAACGTACCCATCAATGTTTTGTGCTGTATCAGTGGTGTTCACGACCATACTCGATTCGTTGCTTCTAGGCCATGATCTCTCGGTTGGAAG TGTTCTTGGCATGCTCCTGATTCTTGCTGGGCTGTATCTTTTCCTCTGGGGAAAGGGGAAAGAAGTGGTTCATGAGACCATTGAAAAACCCAAGGAGACGATAGATAGAACCACCGAGCTACCATCCCACGTATGA